CGTGCTCTGGTTCGGCTGGTTCGGCTTTAATGCCGGCAGCACGCTCGACGCATCAAACGCCGCCCTGGCCTCGATCGCATTGAACACGATGCTCGCGGCCGCCGCCGGCGGAGCGATGACGTTGTTCGTCACAATGTTCAAGTTCGGAAAAGCCGATCCGAGCATGACGATCAACGGCGTCCTATCCGGCCTCGTGGCGATCACCGCAGGATGTGCTTACGTCGCGCCCTGGAGCGCTGTCATCATCGGGGCAACCGCAGGTTTCATCGTCGTTTACGCCACCTTGTTCATGGATTCACTCAAAATCGACGATCCTGTCGGCGCAGTTGCCGTACACGGATTCAACGGCGTTTTCGGGACGATCGCCGTCGGTCTATTCGATTCCGCGGACGGCCTTTTGACGACCGGCAGCGCGAACCTTCTTCTCGTGCAACTGTTATGCGCCGCAGCCGTCACCTTTTGGGGCCTTGGCGGAGGATACGCAGCCGCGAAAGGCATCGATAAGCTCGTAGGAATTCGAGCTACAGAGCCTGAGGAAGAAGAAGGATTGGACATGGTTTATCACGGAATTCCCGCATACAACGACCTCGAGCGTTTTTCGGATCTTCCTTCAGGACTTTACGATTTTCAAGAACATACCGGAATTTCGATCGCCGAAGGAAAACCGCGAAAGAAGTGGAAGCGCGACAAACATTCAGTCATTTGAAACA
The Bacillales bacterium genome window above contains:
- a CDS encoding ammonium transporter, producing MELIYLNTVWVVIAAAMVLFMEGGFSLLEAGLVRTKNTVNVTMKIFVDLTVGTLAYWLVGFGFMFGDDAFGLLGTTLFAAPENVQLTANLPTAAYVLFQIGFAVACISIVSGAVAERMNFKAYILVAVFVTMILYPISGHWIWNAGGWLASLGMKDFAGSAAIHALGGFAALSMAKVLGPRKGRFHSDGSANVFAPSNIPLASCGAFVLWFGWFGFNAGSTLDASNAALASIALNTMLAAAAGGAMTLFVTMFKFGKADPSMTINGVLSGLVAITAGCAYVAPWSAVIIGATAGFIVVYATLFMDSLKIDDPVGAVAVHGFNGVFGTIAVGLFDSADGLLTTGSANLLLVQLLCAAAVTFWGLGGGYAAAKGIDKLVGIRATEPEEEEGLDMVYHGIPAYNDLERFSDLPSGLYDFQEHTGISIAEGKPRKKWKRDKHSVI